CCTCGACGACGACCCGGGCGACCTCGGGGAGCCGCGCGCGAAGCCCCGGCCCGTCGTTGTTGCCGAACACCCCGACGAGCCGCGCGGCACGGTCCTCGAACGCGTCGAGCGTCGCGACGTCCACCCAGTCTCCCGCGTGCACCACCACGTCGGCCTCGTCCACCGCACGCCACACGTCGTCCGGCACGCGCCGGGCGCGAGCAGGCACGTGCGTGTCCGACACCAGGAGCAGTCGCGCGACCATGGCCCCATCGTGCCCGTCGCTCGTCCGGGCCTGCCGGTCCGACGCCCGCCGTTCAGCCCGACGGCGCGGTGGACGGCGCGGTGTACGGCGCGGTGGACGCCTCGTCGACCCTGGTCGAGGCAGCGGGCGTGCGGTGCTCGGTCAGCGCCTCCTGGAAGGCACCGACCGTCGCCGCGTCGACGGTCCCGGTCACGGGGACGCCCAGGGCCTCCTGCGCCTCCCCGAGCGCGGCCGCGAGGTCGTCGGTCCATCGGCCGTCCACCGGGCCGTCCCAGTACCCCGCGAGCGCGAGCGTCTGCTGCAGGGCGGCCGTCGTGACGAGCGCCTCGTCGGCCGCGTCGTCGCCCAGGGCCGCCAGCTCCTCCTCGAGCGCCGCCGCCGTCGCCTTGTCGACGGTGCCGGTCTGCGGCAGGCCGTGCGCCTCCTGCAGGGCCTCGACGGCCGCGACCGTCACGGGTCCGTAGATGCCGTCGACCTCCTCGGCGTAGTACCCCGCGTCCGCAAGGGACTGCTGCAACGCGCTCGTGTAGTCGCTCGCGGCCGCGACCGCCTGCGCCTGCTCGTCGTCGCTCAGGCAGCCGGACTGCGCGAGGACCTGCAGCCACGCCGTCTCGAGCGCGACGGCGGCAGCGTTGAACTGCTCGGCGGCCTGGGCGAGCGGAGTCTCGGCGGTGATCCCGGCGACGGTGCTCGTGAAGTCGGCCTCGGCTCGCTCGACGCGCTCCACCGTGGCCGGCGCGACGGCCGGGGCCGGGCTCGTCGGCCGAGGTATCGGCGCGGGTGGTGCCTGGCTCGCGGCGACCGCCTGGGCGCTCGCGAGCCGGTCCTGCGCGTCGGCCAGGTCGCCCTGCGCGGTGAGCACCGCGTCGCGTGTGTCGACCACCGCCTCACTGGCGCGGTGGGCCTCTTGCGACGGCGCCAGCAGGTCCGCGCCCGCGTCCTGCACGTCGCCGACGGTCGGGGAGGTCGCGTGCAGCACGTCGCCGTACCGGTCGAGCGACGACACGTACGAGGCGGACGCGTCGCAGAAGTCGGCCACCGCGTCGGCCGCGGCCTTCTCGGCTCCGTCCAGGGCGCGCTCAGCCGCCTTCACCTCGGCCTCGGCGGCGGCCACCGGCGACGCCGTGCTGCTGCACGCGACCAGAGCCAGGACGACGCACACGGACCCGAGCCCCACGAAGGGACGCCGTGCGACGCCGGCGCGCGGCGCGCGGCGAGGCCTCGGCGCCCGCAACCAGACGCCGCGCCGTGTCGAGGTCCCTCGCGCAGGTCGCGGCACGGGCATGCCCCTCTCAGGAGTGCGACGACCGGGGCGGGCCGCGACACGTGCCGAGTCGGTGCCGCCGGATCTGGCCCACAGCCATCGTCGAAGCGTCACCGGGACCGCAGCACCACCCGGCACGGGTGATCGAGCCCGGTTCGAGCGCGAGGAGGGCACGACGTGCACGAAGGTCCCAGGTCACCCGTGCGCGGGACGGCTAGCGTCGAGGAGGAAGACACCCCGCCAGCGACGACGAGAGGTCTCCCATCAGCTCCGCAACGGTCCCCGCCGCCGCGCACCCTCCGGCAGACAGGAGGCGCGGGGGGACGGTGCCGCGCGCCGAGCGGCTGCGGCGGCCCAGCCGGTCCACCATCGGCCTGGTCGCCGGACCGGTCCTCGCGGCGCTCACGGCATGGCTCGTGCCGGACATGACGCCGCAGGCCGCCGACACGCCGCACCACGCCGGCGCGCTCACCGCCGCGACGCTCGTCCTCATGGGCGTGTGGTGGATGACCGAGGCGCTCCCGCTCGCGGTCACCGCGCTGCTCCCGCTCGTCGTGCTGCCCGTCGCGGGCGTCGCGCCCATGTCGGACGTCGCCGCGCCGTACGCGAACAAGGTCATCTTCCTGTTCCTGGGCGGGTTCGTGCTCGCGATCGCGCTGCAGCGCTGGGACGTGCACCTGCGCATCGCGCTGGGCGTCGTGCGCCTCGTCGGCACCGCCCCGCGCCGGCTCGTGCTCGGCATGATGACCGCGACCGCGCTGGTCAGCATGTGGGTGTCCAACACCGCGACCGCGGTCATGATGCTGCCCATCGGGGTGTCCGTCCTCGCGATGCTCGGACGCGAGCGCGGCAGCGTCGACCCCCGGCTGTCGTCGGCGCTCATGCTCGGCATCGCGTACTCCGCGACGATCGGCTCGTTCGGGACCGTCATCGCGAGCCCGCCGAACGCCCTCCTGGTCGGGTACCTGTCGGAGACGTACGGCATCGAGATCGGCTTCGGTCGGTGGATGGCGGTCGGGCTCCCGCTGTCGGTCGTGTTCCTCGTGCTCGCCTGGCTCGTGCTCACGCGCGTCGTCTTCCGGTTCGACCCCGCTCCCCTGTGCTCCGACGACTCGGTGGTCCGTCGCGAGCTGCGCCGCCTCGGGCCCATGGGTGCGCCCCAGCACCGCGTCGTCGCGGTGTTCGCGCTCGCGGCCGTCTCGTGGATCGCCCTGCCGTTCGTCTGGCCCGGGTCGCCCGTGTCCGACGAGGTCGTGGCCGTCGTCGTCGCGGTCCTGCTGTTCCTGCTGCCCTCGGGCGCCGACTGCGGCGGGCGGCTGCTCGACTGGTCGGACACCCGGGACCTGCCGTGGGGCATCCTGCTGCTGTTCGGCGGCGGCCTCGCGCTCGCGTCGCAGATCACCGCGTCCGGGCTGTCGGTGTGGATCGGCGAGCGCGCGCACGGGCTCGACGGGCTGCCGCCGGTCGTGGTGGTCGCGGCCGTGTGTGCGCTGACCGTGCTGCTCACCGAGTTCATGTCGAACACCGCGACGGCCGCGACGCTGCTGCCGATCATGAGCGGCGTCGGCGTCGCGCTCGGCCTCGGGCCGCTGCTGCTGGCCGCGCCCGTGGCGCTGGCCGCCGGGTGCACGTTCATGATGCCCGCAGCCACGCCGCCCAACGCGATCGCGTACTCGTCGGGCTACGTCCGCGTCCCCGACATGCTGCGTGCCGGACTGCCGCTGAGCGTCGCGTCGATCGTGCTCGTGACGCTCACGGTCACGACGCTGGGACGGTGGGTGCTGGGCGCCTGAGACGGGGCATGCGGCGGCGCGAGAGCGAGTCCCCACACGCGCGGCGTCACCGAAGCTCGGACGGGTGTGTGCCGGGCAGCGGTCGTCAGGTGACCAGGATCTGGGTCGCGGCCTGCTTCGCCTCGGCGGCGGCCCACTGCGCCTGACGCAGCGACTGCGGACGGCAGCGCTGCTCGAGCGCCGCCAGGTCGTCGTCGTGCGTCGTCCTCGCCGCCTTGCCGACGAGCTGCCAGACGCCTCAGGCCTGGTGAGACGACGTCTCACCAGGCCTGATGTCGTCGGGCTGACAGGATTTGAACCTGCGACCCCTTGACCCCCAGTCAAGTGCGCTACCAAGCTGCGCCACAGCCCGATGGCTCCCGAAGAAGCCTGCGACAGCCTACCGTACGTGCGCGGGTGCCCCCGACTCCCCCGACGCGGTGCGCCTGCCCTGCCGGATGACGTCGAGCTCGGCGGAGATGAG
The sequence above is a segment of the Cellulomonas palmilytica genome. Coding sequences within it:
- a CDS encoding peptidoglycan-binding domain-containing protein; translated protein: MAAAEAEVKAAERALDGAEKAAADAVADFCDASASYVSSLDRYGDVLHATSPTVGDVQDAGADLLAPSQEAHRASEAVVDTRDAVLTAQGDLADAQDRLASAQAVAASQAPPAPIPRPTSPAPAVAPATVERVERAEADFTSTVAGITAETPLAQAAEQFNAAAVALETAWLQVLAQSGCLSDDEQAQAVAAASDYTSALQQSLADAGYYAEEVDGIYGPVTVAAVEALQEAHGLPQTGTVDKATAAALEEELAALGDDAADEALVTTAALQQTLALAGYWDGPVDGRWTDDLAAALGEAQEALGVPVTGTVDAATVGAFQEALTEHRTPAASTRVDEASTAPYTAPSTAPSG
- a CDS encoding SLC13 family permease, producing the protein MPRAERLRRPSRSTIGLVAGPVLAALTAWLVPDMTPQAADTPHHAGALTAATLVLMGVWWMTEALPLAVTALLPLVVLPVAGVAPMSDVAAPYANKVIFLFLGGFVLAIALQRWDVHLRIALGVVRLVGTAPRRLVLGMMTATALVSMWVSNTATAVMMLPIGVSVLAMLGRERGSVDPRLSSALMLGIAYSATIGSFGTVIASPPNALLVGYLSETYGIEIGFGRWMAVGLPLSVVFLVLAWLVLTRVVFRFDPAPLCSDDSVVRRELRRLGPMGAPQHRVVAVFALAAVSWIALPFVWPGSPVSDEVVAVVVAVLLFLLPSGADCGGRLLDWSDTRDLPWGILLLFGGGLALASQITASGLSVWIGERAHGLDGLPPVVVVAAVCALTVLLTEFMSNTATAATLLPIMSGVGVALGLGPLLLAAPVALAAGCTFMMPAATPPNAIAYSSGYVRVPDMLRAGLPLSVASIVLVTLTVTTLGRWVLGA